Proteins co-encoded in one Oikeobacillus pervagus genomic window:
- the ppaX gene encoding pyrophosphatase PpaX, with translation MTNKITTLLFDLDGTLINTNELIISSFLHTLNHYYPGKYTREDVYPFMGPTLEETFSSLDQDRVQEMCQHYRTFNQEKHDELVTEFPKVYETIKVLKEQGFKLAIVSTKIRKTVIQGLKLTKLEPFFDVIISLDEVRHPKPNPEPLFKALKLLHSTPEEAIMIGDNYHDIEGGKNAGTLTAGVAWSLKGKEFLSTFHPDYMLEEITDIFKIVGVERT, from the coding sequence ATGACGAATAAGATTACGACCTTATTATTTGATTTAGATGGAACGTTGATTAATACAAATGAATTGATTATCTCAAGTTTTTTGCATACTTTAAATCACTACTACCCTGGAAAATATACACGTGAAGATGTGTATCCATTTATGGGTCCTACATTGGAAGAGACGTTCTCATCTTTAGACCAAGATCGTGTTCAAGAGATGTGTCAGCATTATCGTACCTTTAACCAAGAGAAACATGATGAACTGGTTACAGAGTTTCCGAAAGTCTATGAAACGATTAAAGTGTTAAAAGAACAAGGATTTAAGCTAGCGATTGTCTCTACGAAAATTAGAAAAACAGTCATCCAAGGATTAAAATTGACGAAGCTTGAACCGTTCTTTGATGTGATCATTTCATTGGATGAGGTCCGGCACCCTAAGCCAAATCCAGAACCATTATTTAAAGCTTTAAAATTACTTCATTCTACACCAGAAGAAGCCATCATGATTGGCGACAATTATCATGATATTGAAGGTGGAAAAAATGCGGGTACCTTGACCGCTGGTGTTGCATGGTCTTTAAAAGGGAAAGAATTTCTTTCCACCTTTCACCCTGACTATATGTTAGAAGAGATAACCGACATCTTTAAAATTGTCGGAGTAGAACGGACATGA